ATCAAAACCTTCTGAAGTGTGACTGAAATCCGAAGAGCATGAAGGTTACGCATTCAACAGAAGATTCACTTAGCAATATTTATCCATTAGGAATAGATTTTGTTAgcagtatgaaaaaaaagtacaggATTATTTTGGTCATCAAATAACGTAGTTTCAGAggaaattgtataatttattacatatagAGGAATTAATAGTTTGTTTAAACGTTTCATATTAGTAAATTTACAGGCGCAGTACTGTTATGAGAAATCAGGACAATGCCTTTAAAGAAAATGGTAACTAAGTATTCgacgaaatttattttgttttcttcatattagttatgaattttctctttaaataggCTTAgacacagagatgccaattcGCTCCTTAgagcggataaatatttttgagtagtcttttaaataatgattgttGGTTTagtatattcaatttataaggtatttatttaatttataagatatttattcaatttataaggtacgtatttattttaatatgtctgtttaaactatttatgaaTAGTCAAATCttgttaaatctattttttaaaaaaaattaagtcattacCTTTGGGAAGGAAagtacggaaattccgtagcagtagCAGCTTAGATTGGTCACAAATCTAATATAATATcgacttttgttttatttctgtcaccactttttcaaatttatatactaTAATATCTGTAGAAACTCTCTTGTTTGTTAGTTTCATACTGATTAATGTTATCTTCTTTCATTTCAGATCCTCATCTTCATTTTAACCACCTGTAAATCACTGTCCATTGTTGAGAAGAAAAATCATGCGGACAAGAGTGACCACACTTTGAATTCCAGTTCTAAGAACAGTCTTAATGCGAGGACTGACGATGCTCTGGAATCAACTAATTTCTATTCATCTGACGTAGGACCTTATGACACCTTTTCGGAATATGGCAATTTTTACGATAGTTATCCTGGAATGCCGTACTTTCCAGAATTCGGAGAAATATTTCGGATTTCTAAAACAACTACTCAAGAACCACCTTTCCAGTTTCCAGATTACGTCCGGGAGGCATTCCCGGATGGTTTACCAGGGGGCGGAGCTAGATCCACTGTAAGATCTGTACCCGGAGGTAGAAGGCCTTTGAGGCGCCCACCCAGGCCAGCCTCCAGTGGAACTAGAACAAAAGTGACCAAACAGGACCAGAGTGAGCCAAAGGACAAACCCAGGTCTCTGAAGAGTATGACCCTCAACAAATCCAGGAATTatcccaaaatatttaaattcaatccCGATCGAGTGAACCTTGCCGAGTTtgacactaagaaaaaaatcagcgAGAACTATTTGTCTCTGTTGAAAGGGGATGAACTAGATTCTGACAGGGTTAAGAGGAATAAGTTTCTAATACTCCACGGTGGTGTTTTTGAAATAGAACGCTTCAGAAGACGTGGACCCGGGACTTATTCGAAAAATGTACCCTCCAAGGATTCTTACTACGAATTCAGTTCTGATATTGATGAAAGTTAGAAAACATCTTTGCAAGAGTTCAGATTATTTCGGAAacagaaatgttattttgttatgaaaacaaATGTTTGTAAGCACCAAACCATGACAATTGGACATAACCATCCCCATCTGTAAAAATGAGCTtgatattgttaatatttttataaattaaaagattttatggacatttaagaaacgataaaaaaaaaggcaatgtataatatatatgtatagaaattttgaatgttgCGAAAGAAACAGGCGGGACCAATTATCAGATATTTTGCCAGTAAACCTCTTTTCAGAAGTGGAGTGGTGATTAAGTAGTAGACTAATTGAGGGGAAAAAACAACTGCTCTTTGCAAAAGTCTCCCACATTTTGATATGCCCCAagctaatttgaaaattctacAATAGTTTCTAATTTTCTTGATATTCTTTAGGCTTCTTACAATGGGTCTATATGTCTTTAGGCTAATTTGGAGAATGTGCTAAGAATGGATTGAATTTGTGGAAGCTTATTGCATTAATCCTTTTATAAGGCTATTAATAATAAGCATTCACTACTGTCTGGTTTGACTGCAAATTCTCTGAAACAAATCAGGCTATTAGAGTAATAAATGGAGGACTGTTAGGTATATGTTCTATTCAGATTAAAGCTATGTGGGGAACTGCAATACTCAAGTGTAAAATCCAGAAATTtagttcaagaaataaaaaagtatctgCTTAGgattttaacataaatgaaaGAAGTGCACTTTTATAATaagtatctaaaaaaaatgaatagcaaGAAAGTTTTTTCAGATTCATTAGTCTAATAGAAtgcatgacatttttttaacgaataaagATGCAGCAAAAGCCGAGAAATAAGCGGAGTTAGTGGAAAATGAGATCGGTTTTTGATTAATGATTATTTGCCTTGTTGTTCATTATAACTGTTTCAACTGAATGGTAATATTTTGTTTGGCCATAATCAATATAATATCCagttaataagaaatttatagcCTTTAATTGTTAACAAAgaatattgcaattttagtGGTTAATGATATTGTATGATGTTCTTTCAAATTCTTGGCATTTTACATACAACAGGGCAGATGTTCACCACTGttgattatgttatttaatttttcattcaccTCAATAATACACCACCacttaattttcacttttttgtattatatttcatacaatTTGGTATATGTTGGGCAATGATCaatcattgatttaatataaactaactaataaaattttaaaaacaaattgttttggttttttCATCATAATGTCATTAGAACCAACTTCATGTGACTTCTACAAAAttcaaaggtaaaaaaaattaaattcagttattctctaaattactaattttattactttaaaatatactaactcTTGAAAATAAATCCTGTTTGCTTACACTTCCTACGATAAAGCATGTACCATTccaatttgattatttaacaattattaagattattttcagacTAAAACCAGTTGCGCTGCttcaaatataaatcaatatgctgattaaaatttacaacaCTAGTAAAAGGTAAGTTGAAATTTGCtgacaaataaaacaaaatcaacaGCAACTTACAACTATCAATTTCCTTCAAACATTCCTTATTCCTTGCCAatgaaaaaacttcattagCCTCAAAAATTGAGGTTTAAAATGGCGAAATTTTTGGAGTGCTTAAAGCAGGTGCTCATTATCAAACCCACCAACATATGTTGGTGGTCTCAACAATAAGCACCTTTCATTGTCAAATACATCTTATCCCTTCAATTTCCACAGATTTAtcaattgttgtttttaaagttgaaacaGTATCAGAAGTCAATATATATATGACTTTCCATACTACTTTAAATAATCAAGAATTAGcatctatttcataaaaaaaaaacatatgttgccataaaagaaagaaaagatgtAACAAACATACACttagctttatttaaaagagagtattataaaaattaaaaatggaacatattttttaaaggtaggAACATAAcacaagttatttattttcccaGTATTTCATGGATTctaaagttgttgttttttaactaaagtcttttcttagatttcttttatttgtatggtcaaaagaaaattcattaatataagaATCATTTTTACCTTAAGATTCTtcttagatttctttttcttgtatCGTCAGAAAAAGGAATCATtaacttcataataaaatttaatagaagcttctcctttgatttctttttttgtattgtcTGAAAGAAGATTCCTTAATTATCTTCTTTTGTTCACAGAAAGTGTGATTTTgtgattttaagattttcttgttttcagaattttgcattattattaatcattactTTCAGACTCAGATGAATTGCTTTGAAGTATACTTTTATATCCATGCTtataaatgctatttattatgaagattataaaaaaaagatatgcttTATTACAGGTAAAAAATGATACAAATGACATTATTTATCAGGTACTCCACAGTTTCTGATCAGTCTTTTTTACTCTTATGCTTCTTTTTAGACTTCTTTTTCTTGTGCTGCCTAAAAGATTCATCGTCATcagaatcaataattttttcccttttgtctTTGGAGTGATGCTTTTTGGACTTTCTTTTCTTCAGATTTTGGCTTGCATTGCTGAAATCACTATCACTTTCGAACTCAGGCGAATCGCTTTTATGTTTTCGCTTATATCCATGCTTATGAGACTCTTTCAGTTTTTCATCACCAGAAGAATAATTTTCAGGTGATTTGTTCGATTTATGAGATCTGAAATGGATCAAGAGAAAATTGTTCTAATCACAATTataaatcgtaaaattttttatgccataAATTCTATTACCTCTAACTGAAGACAAAGGAAAAGTTTATTAGAACTCAGAAATTTGACAAGGAATAAATACAGGGTGTTACgtgatttctaattttaatatatatattaagaatccttgttaaaaactaagaacagaaaatataaaaccttTAAGTTTACAAGTAGTCATTAAGTAAAGatagaaaatctgaaaaatcactATTGAAGATAGAACCATCAAAATGATTTCGATTGAAGGAATAATTGAATGTCTTTCAATTATTCCTCAGTTTTTGCTGGCAACCagttttgatgatttttgtCTTGTCTTTACTGTCAATAATTTTTCTGGctttaataatgctttttcttctcccttaaatattaatttgcaatgaTAGACAAAATTTGACTTGTAAACATTGAACataatatgtttttgaatataAGTACATCTCAATATAAGCTGGAGTACtttctttatttagaaatttacttATTGTCAGATAAATACAGTACGAGAAACATAAATGGaatgaatctaaaaatataaaagattgaATATCAATTTTCCCCAAGTACTCCTATTTTGgcaataaatggttttcatgattttcgtTTCTACATCTAAggtagtttaaatattaaagtaattttttatggttactTTTATGTGCTAATTGTTTACAGTATTCTATAATCTTTCAATATATTCCGTATATATGATACTATAAACTCAGGTTTTTCTCTATCCATTGGCaataatatagttattattcattttgttaggttgttGTACGTAAGAATTTAAGCAGTGTAGAATAGTTAGTTACACGttgagtatttatttagaataattttgtatttctatagaaataaaaacttagttacaaagcaattatttagatttatttatgatCCTTTCTAAAATagatgtagaaattttaaatataaaccatGGCATACCAATTATTGGTAGCGACCAAGCTAATCGCCAAAAGcgagtaattataaataatgtatagatACATTTCTGTAAGTTAGAAAGAACTCTGTTAAAGTCAACTTTAATTTCAAGAGGAACtctcaaaattttcaacttatgtAGGGTAATCGGTGCCTATATAAACCTAGCTAGGCAATACGGCATGGTGCATTTGTAGCAAAgcataaaagaagttttaattactttaaaataaaaaaggaaactataagtttgtgcttcacaaaattaaatttttttttataattatcaaaatttttttttctaggaaCTTAAGTAATACTGTCATAAATTAGACTTATATCTTAATAAAGATCTAAAGAGTTGATACTGTTTGCTTTGTGTTACATTAACTAttagttaaaactttaaatagcaccataaattttaaaatggatagCTTTGAATTTAAtacatgaaataatataaaaatgatattaatattacatttccaatgcttaaaaaataaatcttctttttacatacaaacaaagagaaaaatataagaatagccaaattactttttacttttagaaagtttcttttttttccttttcttcatAGATTCCATTgtcttttcttcttctaaaaaagaaacatggaTGTAAAAgcaatatgtttttttgtaataatcctaaataaattttcaatgtaactgacactaaattattaattgaatatattaGTTTGGTTTCCTTGATTGAACACATTTTATGAATTAGTATatcaatacataattttaggaattttttctcAACTGTTTGACAGTCACATAAAAAGAACtattagaaaagtaattttaacaggAAATGAAacagatatataaaaacaacaattaacagtgtttttcaatttaattagtttaactgtttttaagtttttactataatattttttcatccaattgtatttattaacattCAAAGCTTCCCgacatgtaaaatttttacaaatgaacttttttgaataataaataatctttttttaaaatttaagagaaaaggaataaaagaaTTCAACTCTTGCTTTCTTTCACATTTCAAgctttttttacacaaatggttaaaaataataaacacaaagaagagcatcaaaaaaataaataaataaaaaggagaaagagagaaagaaaatatttgaaactaaaaaagacaaattataataatcaatacTATAAGAGAATATGGAACTAAAGAGAAAAGAAGGAGCACTCTACATATAaacttatagaaatttttatcattatagctttttaagaaacatatcAGTATTTGTATAGTAGTcaccaaatattaaatatatagacgataaaaaaaattgaaaaacaagaacaagaAATAACTATAGatgattctgaaattaaatagaaaacaagCAGAACTTCATACCCATtgatagtgaaaaatattaactaaataacaACAATGCCAAGAAATGTTAAACATATGGGTAAAAAAAAGATagcacaaaaaatttagaaaaagaaaaaaaaaactaaagataatAGGGATTTTAACCTGAAAGTGACAGAACACAGTAATCAGTAATTATACAGTACTGTGAAATTACGCCGACACCATAGCCAAAACTTTTGAACATAAgctaacatagaaaaaaaaaactaatactaaacaattaacaatattaacagactaataaaaaatacatcacaatttaataaagttaaggatttttaaaaaaaaaaataagagacaatatttttataaagattacaAAGCGTTAATAATAGGATAATAATGAAACGTTTTAAACAGATGAAAATATGACAGTTTTAAGATCATGAATCATACTAATCAACAACTATAGAAGGTTTTGTAATTATATAGAAAATGAAGACCACATTCTATATAAAGCTATTTTCTTTTACTGAAACTAGTATTGGATATAAAGATGGtactttaaaagtaacaaattataTTGATAACTATGCAAGACaatgaaattaaacagaaagtaaaatacatttcacctataaaaatgactaattttctatattaatagtaaaaaatcaggatttgaaaaccaataacTTAGTTTAAGGTTTAGGTTACCGTTTTTTGCaccttttgtttgaaaaattaaatatgctttcctacacatttatttcaatttttgaacggttatattcattcataaattttattaaaaaatattaagaatttagaacaaaacttaaaaataagtagtacatagtaaatataattattatttacactaaaaatttgaaatttatggtCCTCTGAAAAACAGtaaccaaaaaattattattatatttaaggcttgataaaaattgttaatagcCTAGATTTGATGAtctaaataatctttaaaatatctgcataaatagcaaaaaattttcttttccaaaagtGCATACATTACAAAAGGAAGtaaaaaaggaagtaaaacatattttatagctgcaccaatttttttcacacatttaagcagaaatacaacataaaaagcaacaatttaggaaaatttaatgaaaaatttaaaaggcaaaaaattacccaaaatgtaaataaaatggtttaaaataataaaatgcttccAAAATCATAcaaatgtcataaaatattcctaaaacATAAACGTTATAAAAATCTGGGCCTTAAtcataaatagaaagaaaaggaTAGAAAAGACAATCAAAGaacatttcagattttcaacataaaatgtgcataaaagaataatagataaaaaaatatttatttaatgagttgaatatttaaaaaaataattttggaaaatttccaTACAGAGAAAGTTATAACTAAGAAAGTTATAACTAAGAAAGTTATACCtaagaaagtaataaatttaaagttttattctgtGCACATAGTCAACCAAATAATTATCATCAGATAAGAATCtacccaaaaattaaaaagattaatataaataatgtttcttcaagatcttcttcagaaaaattttaaagtctataacagctaaataaaataggaggaaaaattaaatttcaataaaataaaaaagatgcatAGTTACATGGCATATATATAACTTCTAAGGGATTAACTATAAACTATGTAATacaggaacaaaaaaaaagtaaaataaaaaggacaTATATGTGTACAGTGATTTATATAGCTTCGGATTGAAAATTGAATAGAgttacattcattattttttaaaatttatccaatGATACCCAACTTGATCTTTTATTCCAATACCTTGGGGCAGGGTGGAAGGCAACTTTTAACTCTGAAATAAGAATCCCTATTTTTCATTGCAGATTCAGgttctttagaaaaaagtaaccctATTTGAGATGTAAGTTTATGCATTTTGGTTCACAAATGATactgaaattgagaaaaattgaaTAGGGCACAAGCTGCTTAAAACAATGTATCTTGAGATCTTTTTAATcagattaaaaagttaaaataggcacgcttaaaaaatgttgaataaattttttagaattttttttgaaaaaaaaaaaaatatcaaaacatttttagttttatttatttcattttcaatccaATAGGTCACCAGTTAGCCCCATTTTAAAcagcttttactttttttttatttattcttcattagAGTACTATCTgtgaattaaaatgcataaacctgtgacttttttttttttagaatctgaatttgcaataaaaaaagaggGGTTGTTTTAAGTTTCCAAAATTGCAGTTGTTGGTTGCCAATGATACAGACTGCAACTATATCAAAAGCTTAATTGCTTAATTAGCTTGCTTAATTTGGGAGCTAAACTGATTTTTTCAATTGACTTGGATTTACAGGAAACTTTAACAATAAATACTCTACGATATATATGCAGTTATGAggcattttagaaaattaaagatatgatGCCGCATACTcccttgaaaatatttttatggttaaaatgctcattacaaattatttactgGTACATGTCTAATTTTTTGACCTAGTTGCTGCCATTGTCGGAACATTAGTTAAATATGGGTACAGGGTATTGTATTTCAGAGTTATAGAACTTTGTCGCCTGTTGTCTGAACTACACTTCAACTTCAGTTTTGATCTCATTATTCTCGGGAAAGTTTTGACCTGCAAAATGCTTTTTCAGGTTGAGGAATAAGTGGAAGCCGCTAGATGCAAAGTACAGTGAGATGGATGGCAGATGATCTAAAATTTTCCATGTGGAACTTCTGAGCtttacatagctgccaacatgtataggaaaaaatccagtagattttacgaaataatataaattttatgatgattgctgcataatgtactaaatatttttcacatagggacttttagagatttttagtcatcaaaatagaaaaactgcaatattttcaagTTATGATTGACCTTAATagaacttgaaatgttatgtattaggtttactcataattttgaatagtaataggcatttaattcaacaaagatagttaaaagatttttaaggagtactgaataaaaataagctgaacattttagaacaaaaaaagttttaaactgattttcataattaagGCTCACTTCATTGTGTATTCGTACATATTTACATATACAAGAAAGCAATAATCTGTGTAAAATGCTATTTCAATaaggatttttgttttttaggaaatttactcaattttagaaattttcttagcatgtacaaaaaccaggagaatttttattaaaccagttaGACCAGGAGAATTGGCAGCTATGGCTTTGGCTTGAAGTGTTGTGAGAGGACTAGCACACAGGATTTGGCGGGGTTGCGAATTGACCCAGATATTATAAAGTAGTGCTCCTCCTATAAGGCTCAccataaaaatagcaaatgacCATGAGGGAAAAACAGCACATTCAAGGTTGCAATCTGTGTTGCCAACCAACTTACAAACACTTTTCTTTCACTGCTATTAGTGAAgtatcttttcttttcaaaaagccTCATATATGTATGTACacacaaagtaaaataaaagagaagcaaagtgatattataaaaacattcattacCTCTAAGCTTGACAAGTGGAGAAACAAATTCTTCTTCACTCTCTGAACTAGTGCTGCTGATATCTAATACAATATCATGGTTAGGATTAATTTTTAGGAAGTTCCGACACTGATATGTAAAGTGACCagctgtaaataaataagaagtagGTAAATACCACAAACAAAGCTTTTTCAccaacgaaaaataataaagctaaagCTTGAGtgttttaaacttgaaataaagatataattcatgaaatgaatctagacttaaaatattgaagaaaaaaatccatctaacttctttaaaataaaagttggacattttttttctccggatGAAAGTGATTAGAATCAAAcattattctcaatttttgtacattttcacAACTTCAAATAACATAGCAAATAgagtagttttttaaataataaaaaatcagattacaaatgcttttcatttttataaaactatgaatttagttcaatgtaaataattttgaactttgaTGTAATAGTTAATAtatcaactaaaatatttaataaaaataatttgatttaacaaacaaaataactttataagtGATAAGGAAGAATTTGTTTcaactttcagaaaataaactataattataaccaataataaattattttattgtatcaaACTCTCATTCATTCcaccaaaaataaaacaattaacaaattacTCTAGTGTTAAgaagttataaataaagttatca
The Parasteatoda tepidariorum isolate YZ-2023 chromosome 9, CAS_Ptep_4.0, whole genome shotgun sequence genome window above contains:
- the LOC107455231 gene encoding uncharacterized protein, which translates into the protein MIRCFGILIFILTTCKSLSIVEKKNHADKSDHTLNSSSKNSLNARTDDALESTNFYSSDVGPYDTFSEYGNFYDSYPGMPYFPEFGEIFRISKTTTQEPPFQFPDYVREAFPDGLPGGGARSTVRSVPGGRRPLRRPPRPASSGTRTKVTKQDQSEPKDKPRSLKSMTLNKSRNYPKIFKFNPDRVNLAEFDTKKKISENYLSLLKGDELDSDRVKRNKFLILHGGVFEIERFRRRGPGTYSKNVPSKDSYYEFSSDIDES
- the LOC107455234 gene encoding protein SREK1IP1 → MDSNLRDLMARLTNQTSDNIRPACKKCGYPGHFTYQCRNFLKINPNHDIVLDISSTSSESEEEFVSPLVKLREEEKTMESMKKRKKKKLSKSKKSHKSNKSPENYSSGDEKLKESHKHGYKRKHKSDSPEFESDSDFSNASQNLKKRKSKKHHSKDKREKIIDSDDDESFRQHKKKKSKKKHKSKKD